The Armatimonadota bacterium region CTCTTTCTTTTGAGACGCGCTCAAGGTGGCGTAAAGCCTCATCAGCCATATATCCTTAGAACCCGAGCCGGTAAAAATACCCATTTTGGCAAAATCATCATCTGTCTGGAAATTCTCCCTGATCTGTTCCGTGGTGAGGGTGGCAATCTGAGCGTAGTCATCGATGGACATATAGCCGTTCTTTTTGAGATTAGCACGCCACTTCTCGACCCACTCGTCCGGGATCTGGGTAGTGCGTCTCTTGAACCAGTCCTTGCTCCTGAGTTCGATGAACGAGTTGTGTTTGTCCCAGTTATATCGATATCCCTCACCTATTGCAGCAAGGACATCCTTCAGTTCCGTCTCAGACTTGCTGATCTTGGCATAACCATCGATGAACTTATAGCTGTCGGATACTATGGCAAAATCACTGGCCTTGGCGGTCGCGGCTTCATAGTCGGCAAGTTCAAGCCGCCGCTTCTCTTCAGGCTCCACCTTAATTTTTTTATGCAGGTCCGGCTCATCCGGCACATCCGGTTGAGGCTCGGTGGGAAAGAATTTTTCCATCCGCTTCGACTCTTCGACACATGCATCAAAATATTTGTCTCGAGTCCGGTTCCATGCCTCTCTGCCGGAAATGTTTTTCTCACGCTGGAGAAGTCTTTGTTCAGCCATACATTGAATAGTCGGATTAGACGGTTCTCCCAGAAAAGCATCCAGCATATAAAACTCCTCGTAGATGCATATGCCGAACCCTGCAAATTTCTTGTCTTCATACGCTTTCCAGTCAAGCTCGTCCGGCTCGAAATCAAGGCCGACTCCTCCATTGGTGAACTTACTTTCGCTGTCTTTGGTAAAAGCCTCGCCATACCCCGACTTCACAACATTCAAAATAAGCTGCTGAGTCTCAGGCGAGAGTTTGGCGATAGGATAAGCCATATCCTTTTTGTTGAGGAAATTCTCTTTCATATTCGGCACGTCATTGAGCAGCCCCTTGAATGCTGCGCCTGTGCCAAAAGTATGCAGCATATATGTATAGGGATCGTCCTCTCTTAATGCTTCCAGCTCATCATCCGTGAGGTCATCATCCCAGTTTTCCATCGTATTGAGGAAATCCTGGCGCCGCCGCTGCACTTCCTTGTCATATTCCGCCTGTGACTTGCTCAGTTCAGTATTGGCTGATGCTAGTGTCTTCCTGTCCATGAAAATCCTGTAAGTCCATGGGGTTACATCCTTACTAATACTCCACTTGAATTTCATTGTTCGAGCAATGGAATTCAGAAGGTCGGCAAGTACGACATCCTTGGCGAAGATATTCATCTTGCGGTCTCTGACTTGCCAGTCCAGCTTATTGTAACCGGCATTGAAGATGACGCCCGTCATATCCGATAGGTCGGCAAGTATGACTTTGACGGCCTTGTGCCGAGCCTCGTAGGTCACCTTTTGAGACAGACGCGAATCACTATCCCACTGCTCAAGCCCTGCGCGGTCCGACGACACATTCGGGTCGGCTGTAATTTTACCTGCCGCCCAGGCACACTGGCACGCAAGCAGAATAATTACAAAAGTATACAGGAAAACCTTTCTCACAATAACCCTCCCTCGTCACATACGGTCAATATACTTCCTATACTATATAGAATTGATGCCGCCAAGCACAATATGGTTCACTCAATTTACCTTATATTTATTCGATGCCGACAGTAAAATCTTCCGGGTAATTCTCGCAAGCGGTCTGTTTGACATCCGGCTTGTATCGAGCGTAGAATTTTCTGTAGTTATATGGAGGCTCTTGTTGATATTAACCATAACTCCGAATACGGCGATTGATAAGACATATACGGTGGAAGGCTTTGGGCTGGACAGAGTTCACAGGCCGAGCGTATGCCGGACCGTGGCGGGCGGCAAAGGCATAAATGTCGTCAGAGTGCTCAAGACGGTCGGTCATGAAGCCGCTGCGACCGGTTTTGTGGGCGGCGCGACGGGCGAGGCCATTATAAGGCTGATAAGCGAAGAGGGCTTGCGGCACGATTTTGTGCGGGTCAAAGACGAATCAAGGCTCTGCATAGCCGTGGTTGATCCGATCAACGGCACTCAGACTGAGATCAATGAAAACGGTCCGCAGGTCACTGCCGACGAGGTCAACCTGATGTTTGAGAAGACCAAGTGCCTTGTCGCCGGATGTGAGTTTATTGCGATGTGCGGGAGCTGTCCGCCCGGTGTGCCGGAGAGTTTCTATGGCGATATAATCCGGATCGCCAAGAGCGCCGGTGTAAAGACAGTGCTGGACGCGAGCAATTCCCATTTGAGAGAGGCGATCAAGTCTGCTCCGTTTATGGTCAAGCCCAATGTCACCGAGCTATCGCAGATAGCCGGGCGTGAGCTATTGACGCTGGAGGAGATCGTCCGAGCAGCGAAGAGTCTTAAGCAGTTCGGCGTGAGTATTACTGCCGTTACCATGGGCCGCAGCGGCGCGATTGTTACCGACGGCGTTCAGGTATGGAAGGCCGTTCCGCCTGAGATTCAATTTGCCAGCGCTGTCGGTTCGGGAGATGCGTTCCTGGCGATGTTTATGGCTGCGATTATTCAGGGCATGTCACTTCCTGAGGCTCTTATCTCGGCAACGGCGGCGGGGGCAGCGAACGCGACTACGTTAGGCGCAGGTTTTTGCTCGCTTGAGTGTATAATGGAGGTTAGGCAGGGTGTGACCCTCACCAACATCACATAATCAATGAATCCCAAATAGAAATTATAAAATATAAAATACTAAATATAAAATGATAGGGGGGTGGTTCGGGCCTGGTGGCTCGCACGGTCTTCAAAACCGCTGTGAGGGCTGAATAAGTCCTCGGGTGAGTTCGATTCTCACACGCCCCCGCCAAGATAATTGAGCATAAAATAAGCCCCTATATACTCCCCAGGCTGCTTTGTCGATATTCTGCCGACAGGGAATATCTCCTAGCCCGTTTAGATGGATCAGCAACCAAAAGCCAGCCTGCATCAACCCAATCCTTGAGTAGCAAGCGAGCCATTCTGCCTGAAAGTCCGAGAGTCTGAGCCACGTCCGATGATGTGATTGTCTCCTGTCGAGAGAACAGAGCGATCACCATCCTTGCCCGATGATCAAGTTTTCGCAAATGCTCTGGTTCCCCAGGTAAACCATCCTCCGCGCACCTAATGGCTTCGCCTTTGGCGGCAGAGAAAACGGATGCCAGGGTACTCACGAAGTATTCCAGCCAGCCTGTAAGGTCTGCATCGGCACGACCCATATAGTAATTGTGGTGTCCACCGACATCAAGTGCACTATAGTAAGCATCTAGGTCCTGCGCATGGTATTCCTCTAGTGAGAAAAGGCCGTTCAAGCCATAGCCGCTTCTATGCAGGATGAATGTCGCCAGCAATCGCGCGGTTCGCCCGTTTCCATCATAGTAAGGATGAATGCTAACGAACTGATAGTGAGCCAGCGCAGCAATGATGACAGCGGGAACCTGCTCTATCTCGGCTGCATTGATCCAAGCGACCATCTTCTTCATCAGTCCAGGCACATCCGGCGCTTCTGGAGGAAGATAGATGATGCCGTCAGTGAAAGAGTCGCGAATGACGTTCTGACCATCCCGATACGGCATGGGTTTCGACCTGGAGCCATTCATCACCATCGCATGTATACGTTTAATTGCATCCTCAGTTACGGGCCTAGCCCTGCTTGCCCATTCCTCCACTCGGATAAGTGCGTTCCAGTAGTTCTGGACTTCGGCTGCGTCGCGCTCCCGACCATGGAACTGCTTTCGCCTGCTGGAGATCACTTCCTCTGCTTCTTGGAGCGTAAGTCTATTGCCTTCGATGCGAGTAGAGTAGTGGGTAGCGCGAATACGTGCCTTTCGTGTCAATTCGGCTTGAACCGCTGGTGGTAAAGGAGTGCTCTCAACAACTACACGAGCGGCTTCAATATCCATCAGGTTGCGAGCGATGGACGGAGTGATGGAGTATTTAGGTTGCCACTGAGATTGAGTGTCAGTCATAAGTCGAGAACCATTGCCAATAACACTACAGATTATTGCCATTATATTGCCGTTAAATTATACCAGTTGTGCCGATAAACGGCAATTCTCGAATGCTTTTCCTTCGTGGAGTGGAGGCGACGACCAGAATCGAACTGGTGATAGCGATTTTGCAGACCGCTGCCTTAGCCACTTGGCTACGTCGCCTCGTTATGGAGCGGGAGACGGGATTCGAACCCGCGACATTCAGCTTGGGAAGCTGACGCTCTACCACTGAACTACTCCCGCAAATCGAAGGATAGGGCGTTGCCCTCCAGCATCTCAGTTCAAATGGCGGGTATTTCCGGACTCATGCCGGCACTTACAATGCCCTATATGACATCGGTATTTTATCAGTCTGCAAGTTTGCTGTCAAGGGGAACCTTTCTCAAACCTGCAAAACTCGAACCCGCGAGCGCAGCAAACTCGTCGAGCGATAGAGTCTCTCCTCGCCTGCTTTCATCAATGCCGGCCTCAGCAAGCATGTGATGGGCTATTTCTTTGTCCCAACCCAGATCCGCTGAGGAACTGAGCGCATTAAGCAGGGTCTTCCTGCGCTTTCCGAAAGCCGCCCTGACTATTCGGAAGAAAAGTGCCTCGTCATGCACCTGCACAGCAGGCCTTTCGCGCACAATCAGCTTGACGACCTCGGAATCGACATCCGGCACCGGATAAAACACATTTCTGGACACTCTCATCACGCTCTCGATTTCGCAGTGATATTGCACGAATACGCTTAGTGAGCCGTAGTCATCCGTGCCCGGACCGGCCTGCAGTCTTCTAGCAACCTCTTTCTGCACCATCAGCACGATAGATGAAATAAACCACTTTGAACCGAGAAGTGTAGTGATTATCGGACTGGTAATGTAATACGGCAGATTGCCCACCACGACCCACTTGCCGCCGCCTCGTTCGCCAAAGAATTCAGGCAGACCGACTTTTAGAAAATCCCGGTTTACTATCTCGACATCGCTGCCGGAAAGCATATCCTCAAGAACAGGGATCAAGGCCTGGTCCGCTTCGACGCATACTACCCTGGCGCCGGTATCGGCAAGCTCTCTCGTTACCACGCCAAGCCCCGGACCGATCTCAAGGACGTTTACACCCTCACACGCGCCGCTTGCAGCTACAATTCGGCCCAGCACATTTCGGTCTATCAGGAAATTCTGCCCAAGACGCTTCTTCGGACGCAAACCATGGTCTGCAAGGAGCTTTCTGACTTGTGGCGCGGATGCGAGGTTCATAATATTACCCGGTTGAATGGTTTAGGCCGCCATAAGGCGGCCCTTGTGCTTTTTTATACGATTCCGGCGTGGTTTAATCCAGTATATGGACGTTTACCTTTTTACGTCCAAAACGGATCGCCTCTTGATATGTGTCGAACCCAAGGTCGATGCGATTTCCCTGTATCGAGCGGCCTACATCGCCTGCAATTGCATGACCATATCCCTCGATATAAAGCCTGGTTCCAAGGCTGATCACATCCGGGTCAACAGCAACCACACCGTAGCCCGCTCTCATACCACAGCTTGTCCTGCCGCTCGCCCATCGTCCACAGCTTCTTGGACCGGGATCATATGCGCTGGCAGACATTCGCAGAACTCGCAGCGTGCGGTATTCACCGCGGCTCGTATAACGCCCTCGTGAACCGATACTGACCACCTTGTTCACAGGCTTCTTTACAACAACGCTCTCGACTTTGGTGCGCATCACAGGTACGCCATCATGACAGCGGACCTTGTAACGCACGACCTTCTCTCCACGTACTCCGTTCATGGTCACTTTGACCATTCCTGGCCGGAGAGATTTAGTGAATGTTTTAACGGTCTCAAAACCGATCGGCAGCCTGTGCTCCTCAATCGATTCGGAAACCCGAACAACCGTGATCTTCATCCCATCATACGGTCGCTCATTCGTCGCTGGCGAGACCAAATCTAACGGCCCCACCACGACCCCTTCTTCCTTGAGGGTCGCGCCAACAGACATCTGGGCGGTTCGTACTTGTCGCTCGGTCCTATCCGAACAAATTCTAACAGTTACCGTCTCCAGGCGCTGGGCTTGCACGACGTCATCTCGGTTGGCTCCAACCGCCATCAGCATCGGCAGCATGATCGCTGTCAGTGCGGCGGTTCGCGCGAGCCGAAACTTTCGTCTTCGCAAATCATCGCCTCCTTTCCCGCGCCAATTACCCAATGGAAGATGCAATGTAAACCTTTAATCGTTACATAAATCACCAGGACAACTGCCACGAGAACACCATATGCTAACATGTCGGTCGCTAGTCTGTCAAATTTGCGGGTTCCAGGGTTCCAGTCCAGGGGCAGCGGCTACGGAGATGGGACGGGGATTATCTCATTGCAATGGGCTATATACAAATCGCCTCGAAAGCCCGAATTTCTTTTCGCCAAGGATGCGGATTCGATCACGTCGTCGATTGCATAGCGATCCGATATATGGCATAGAACCAAGGCCTTTACATCCTGGCTCGCGCCCCACTCCACCGCCATCTCAAGGGTTGCGTGCCGGTTGGACTCAATTGAGGCCAGCTCTCTATCACGCGCCAAAAAAGTCGCTTCGTGGACCGCTAAATCAAGACGGCCAAATGGTATGTGGACCGCTTCGAACCCGTCACCCGTATACAAAAAAATCGGATGATAGCAGCAGACATTTTCACCGGTGACCTGGTCGGGAAGCTTGCGCTCCTGCTGGATCTCATAGCCAAGGCAGAGTTGACTGCGGACATGCCTCATTTCAAATGCGACCACGCGTGTCGGACGTTTTGTATCAGGTATTTCGACCTCCGAGCCGACTTCCATCGGCTGAACGTAGAGCGGATATCTGAGCATACCAGACTGTTTACGCTCGACATACTCCAGCAGCGCATTTATCCAACGGTCATGCTTGGGATAATAGATAATGAGCGGTTTATCACGTTCACCGGACGCGAGATTGCGAATGTTGACCAGGTTCGATATACCGGCGATGTGGTCCTCATGTCCATGGCTTAGAAATACATGGCGAATGCCGAAAACCTTGGTTCCCAGGGTCGTTGCGACGCCCTCACCGGCATCGAAGAGACACCGCGTCGGCTTATGATAGAACCACTGACTGTAGAGCGCCAGTGAAAACGATATCAGAATGTCGTTAGGGTTTATTGACATAGCTTGGCTGTTTTAATGATTTGTGCTAATGTAGAGTATACCCAAGGGGAGCAGGCATGGCAAACGAACCCGCAACATCCTGGAAAGACAAGCGAAAAGAGCAGCTTCGAGAGGACCTCATCACGACCGCGACCCGGCTTATTCGAGAGAACGGGCCAAACGCCGTATCCGTGGAGGATATAGTCGCCGCAACCGGAGTCGCGAAGGGAACATTTTACCTGTATTTCAAGACCAAGGCTGAAATTATTCAGGCGGTGTTTGGTCAGTGTCTGGACGATCTCGAAAAACGGATCTCCGCCGCCATTAGCGAAACTTCTTCGGACGCATCCGCCGGTCTTCACGCGACCCTAGGCGTCATATTGCTTTTTTTGCAGGAAAACCCCGGCTTGACAGCGCCGGTTATGGACGCAGCATCTGTGCCGGAGCTTGAAGAAGCTGTCTTGTCACGCTGCCGCGCGGCAACTACATCAGCTTTTGAACGGCTGCTTAGAATGGGAATGCTGCAGGGCAGGTATCGCGAAATAGACCCACGGATCGCATCGCATGCGCTTCAAGGAATGCTCTCCGGTCTTGTCCGGCTTTCGACTGATGCGAACCTCAATTTTGTTGACATCGGCGAAATAGCGGTAGAGCTTTTTGAGCACGGAATAAAGCGTTAGGCTTACATAAATATCACTTATAAATTTGCTTCACTTTTTCCGATACATGTGATAAAATGCGAGTTTGAAGCCCACCTATTATTTGGTGGGCATACCGTTATATATTGCGGGGAGATAGTTGCGTGGATTTTTCAGACGAGAGAATCGTGCTCACGCACGAGGGTTACGATGAGATTCAGCGAGAGCTTAACGAAATTATGACCGTGAAGCGGCCCGCCATAATCGACAGGATCAGAGAGGCCAGACAACTGGGCGATCTCAGCGAGAATTTTGACTATCAGGATGCTAAACATTCCCAGGCAATGCTCGAAGCAAGGCTCAAGGAACTTAAGACCATTCTCAGCCACGCCAGCGTTGTCGATTGCGTCGACAATAACGGCTGTATAGGAATTGGATCAAAAGTAACAGTTAAAGATCTTGCCGATGACTACGAGGATGAATACACTATCGTCGGGCCGACAGAGTCCAGCCCGGCTGAAGGCAAAATATCGCACGAATCCTGCCTTGGAAGCGCCCTGATGGGTCACAAGCAGGGTGACATGATTGCAGTTCGCGCTCCCGGCGGAGTAATGAACTACAAAATAGTGTCGGTTGAATGAGCCACACGAATATTTTAGACAAATCGAACGCAGTTCTCGTGGTCGTAGATATTCAGAACCCGCTTCTGAAAGTGATCTATGAAGGCGAACGGATGGTCGCCAATGTCATCAAGCTCATAGAAGCGGCAAAAGTCTTTGATTTGCCCATTCTGGTGCCGCTTCAATATGCCGCACGGCTCGGTGATGTCACTCAGCCGATAGCAGACGCGCTGCCGACCGATAAGCGTTTCGACAAGATGACATTCAGTTGCCTTGGCTCGCCTGACTTTCAAAAGGCATTGCAGGCAACCGGCCGCAGCCAGGTGATCCTCTGTGGGATAGAAGCGCATGTATGCATCAATCAGACGGCTCACGATCTTCTGGCACATGGCTACTCGGTTCATGTGATAGATGATGCGATTTCATCCAGGAGACGTGACGATTGGAAGTGCGCGGTCGAGAAGATGCGCGACTCGGGCTGCGTGATTTCATCTACTGAGATGGCGATCTTTGAGCTTACGCGCGACTCATCCATCCCTGAGTTCAAGCGCATCCTGCCGATTGTGAAATAGATATCCCTCCGCGGCATTGGAGGGAACGGTGTAAGCCCGGCGGAGGTTAAATTGACCGAGATTTTCACGATAGGCCACAGCAACCACGACATACTCGACTTCCTGAGTATCCTAAAGCGCAACAGAATTCAGGTCCTGGTCGATGTCCGCAGCGAACCGTATAGCCGCTATGCCTCGCAGTTCAATAAGACCGAAATTCAAAGGCACATTGAGGCTGCAGGCATTACGTATCGCTACTCCGGTCATGCAATCGGCGGCAAGCCCAAAGACATGTCGCTCTACACTCCTTCCGGCGCCCCCGACTATGACAAACTCGCAAAGACGGAACCTTTTCAAAATGAGCTTAAGGCGCTTGTCGAGATCGCCGGGACAAAGCGCTTGGTAATAATGTGCAGCGAGGCTGATCCGATGAGCTGTCACCGCGAGAGGATCCTGGCACAGGTCCTGCGAAGCTGGGGAATCGATGTGAAGCATATCATGCCGGACGGCAACATCGCGAAAGTAGAACAGCCCGGGTTGTTTTAGTGTGATATAATGCAAATGCTCAATAGTGATATGCGGAGGAATGCATGGTAAGGCAATTGACGGCTGTATACGAGAAGCACGGCGATTGGATTGTGGCTTATCTTGAAGAAATTCCCGGTGTCAATACACAGGGCCGCACGGTAGAAGAGGCAAAAGAGAACCTGGAAGATGCGCTGCATGAGTTCCTCGAAGCGAACAGAGAGATTTCAAAACGTGGTCTCTCAGGAAAAGTCGATGTGACTGAGGAACCATTCGCCTTGGTGGAACGTGCTGCGTGAAACGCCGTGCTTTTATAGCGCATTTGCAAAAGAACGGCTGTGAACTGCTTCGTCAAGGAGCTAAGCACAGCGTATATTGCAATTCATCATCCAAACGCTCTTCTTCAGTTCCTCGTCATTCGGAGATCAATGATTTTCTTGCTGAAAAGATTTGCCGTGATTTAGGTATACCGGAACCTTAAGATGCGGAGGTCTCTATGCGGACTATCTATACTATCGGATACACAAAAAAGTGCCTCAAGGATTTCATAGAGCGTCTCAGACATGCGGGCATAGATTGCGTGGTGGATGTCCGCCGACATAATACCTCTCAACTTGCCGGGTTTTCCAAGAAAGACGACCTGGAATACCTGCTCACACAGGGCTTCGATATCGATTATGTTCACATGCCCGATCTTGCTCCGAGTGAGGATATCCTCAGCGCCTACAAGTCCGATAAGAACTGGAAAATATACGAACTGCGATACCGCATGCTGATGGATAGAGAGCGGATGGCCGCCACGTTCATGAAAGCATCCGAACAGGCCGACTGGCAGGCCCCTTGCCTGCTCTGCGCCGAGGACAAACCCGACAAGTGCCACCGCAGGCTTCTCGCCGAAGCAATAGCCGAGCAATCCGATAACTTGGAGGTGAGTCATCTTTGATGTCGGAACGACTTGTAGTTCTGGCTGTAACAAAAATGCTCAGCGGGATGTGCACCGCCGGTATATCGCTCAAGACGGACAAGTGGATCAGGCCCGTAAAGGAGTTCGGCACAATCCTGGCAGGCGACATGACTTATAAGGACCGCTCCCCCATCCGTCCATTCGATATAGTCGATTTCTCGCTCATCAAACACCGCCCAAAGCCGCCGCACATTGAAGACTGGACTTGCGACTTTGTCCACTCCCGACCTATCCACGAGGGAGTCGTCAGCGACCGCCTGCGTCTCTTGGAACGACACTCCGAACCCGAATCGCCCAGTCATATTCTTAAAGCCGAGCGTTCTCTGGCTCTCTTCGAACCCTCCAACTTGGAAGTCATCTTCTCTCTCGACAGCTATTCAGGCAAATACGATGTGAGAGCGCGTGTTGCCGGGATGGGCGATAGGCCGATTGCCGTAACGGACATCAAATGGCGCGCTCTCGGCAAGACTCTGCTCGACGGCAGTGATAAGTTGACTCTGACTTCCGAAGAAATACGCAATCGCCTAAGAGTTGAGAGGATATTTGTCGCTGTCGGGCTCAGCCGCCTGCACGAAGGCAGGCACTGGCCGCTTGTGGTAGGAGTTCACACTTGTCCTGATTATGATGCCCAGGTGGATTACAAAAGTCTGTAATCAACAAACTCGCCGACAAATTTTCATGCGTATCCATGGCGGGCTTGCACTGTGATATAAAAACCTGGTATAATTACCAGGTTGGGATAAGATTATCCCCTCTCCTTTCTATCTCCTTTCAATTTGGGGGCCGCGAGTGCCCCCCTTTTTTCTTGACAATAACGCCGCACTGTGAGATATTTCTCTGAAAGACAACAATTCTCAGAGGTAAGGAATATGCGATTTTGCACAATATCGGCAGTCGCCCTCGCGGCTCTCATTTCGACGAACGCCACCCTCGCCGCCGAATCCGCTAAAGATCAGAAGCCGGAGACGGGACGCTGGGCAGTTATCGAGACAAACAAGGGCACGATCAAATTCGCGCTTTATGAAAAGGACGCCCCCATCACCACAAAGAATTTCATAGACCTGGCCAACTCCAAGTTTTATGATGGACTGAAGTTCCATCGTGTGGTTCCGGGGTTCGTGATCCAGGGTGGTGACCCTAACGGCGACGGCACTGGCGGCTCACCCAACAAGATCAAGCTGGAAGTATCGCCCAAGCTCAAACATGACGCAGCCGGTGTGGTTGCAATGGCACGGACATCAGACCCGAACTCCGCAAGCTGCCAGTTTTATATCACTCTCGATGCGATCCCGTATCTGGACATGAACTACGCGGTATTCGGCCGTGTGGTCGAGGGGCTGGATGTAGTGAAAAAGATAGAAGTCGGCGATGTGATGAAGACCGTGCGGATTGTCGACCCGCCGAAACCCAAAGAAAAGAAAGACACAGATAAGAAATAGTCGAAAGTCTAATGCCCCGGACGCATTTTCCGGGGCATTTGCAGTCTACTTGGCGACTCCCCATAGGACATCACCTCTTGATGTATCGTTCTCTATGGATTTGAGCATAGCCCCATTATTATCTTTCTGATCCGGGCCGAGGCTATAGAGAACAAAACCTCTGCTTTCGAGCTTATAAATCAGGCTCTTGCCGCTGAACGGATCAACCGGCAGTCTTTCGTCCATTGACGATTCCACATCATCGAGCGATTTCGGGTAACTCCCAAACTTGATTTTATATGACTCCAGAGCGAGAGCCGTTCGTCCCAGATTGATCTCGGCTTGAGTTTTGTAGCGGATGATATTGGAATTCTGAAAAACCGGCGCAACCTGCCGAGTCAGGGTCGCGCACAATGGAAGGTCTCTTTCAGTTCCCGGCTTGAGAGTCCCTCGTGATCGAGCAGCGCTATAACTTATATCAATATCACTCAGTTGTCGCGCCGCAAAATCAAGATAGGCCGACGTATCATAGTAACCAAATGGAACAATTGCATTAAATCTATGCAACTTCGAGGTCTGCTGGAGAAAACACACTCTTTCTCCCTCTAGGGCATACCGGTAATCCTTGTTTATGTCGATCCGCGCCAATGCATCAGACATATGCCGCAACTGAGCTTCGCTAAACCCGCCATAACAAAGAGCCTGCCTCATATTTGCAAGTGTTATATCGACAATTGCTGTTTTGACAAGAAAACCGATGAGCATGGTATTTTCACCGCTGGCTGCATTTCTGACAGCCATAGCATCTTCGAGAGATGAGGCTACTCCATCGGTTTGGCCGTAGTGAGCGTTAATCAGCGCCTTTGCACACAGCATACGCGTCGCGTCGCGCAAGCCGGCAAATCGTTCACACTGCTCTTGCAGCACTTCTAATGATGCGATCGAAGAAGAAAACCGACATTCCGGACGCATTAGTGCTTCGTCCAACAGAGAGAACACCTTGCCATTATGGCTTAGAGCTACTCTTGCCTCTTCCCAGGTTTTCTGATCAACTTCCCCGCTTTTACTAAGAACCTTGAACATCACGTCTCTGTCCCTGATTACAGACGGGTCGGACATCAACTTGAATAGCTTATCGTAGATAACGGCAGCATTCTTATCATCAGGAATTGCCGGTCCCGCAAGATCGGCAAGTGTAATCGGCGCGCCCGCTGCTTTGATCGCCGCCATCTGCGACTCAACCTTTTTCCCCCAATAGAGCCCGAGCGCAATGCTCACGACAAACATCACTAGAATAACCGCAAGTATAATCTTGACCACTTTTTTCAGCTTCGTCATGGCCTATCACCTTTCATACACGGATAAAATTCAGACATGATGC contains the following coding sequences:
- a CDS encoding type II toxin-antitoxin system HicB family antitoxin, producing MVRQLTAVYEKHGDWIVAYLEEIPGVNTQGRTVEEAKENLEDALHEFLEANREISKRGLSGKVDVTEEPFALVERAA
- a CDS encoding type II toxin-antitoxin system HicA family toxin, yielding MKRRAFIAHLQKNGCELLRQGAKHSVYCNSSSKRSSSVPRHSEINDFLAEKICRDLGIPEP
- a CDS encoding DUF488 domain-containing protein — protein: MRTIYTIGYTKKCLKDFIERLRHAGIDCVVDVRRHNTSQLAGFSKKDDLEYLLTQGFDIDYVHMPDLAPSEDILSAYKSDKNWKIYELRYRMLMDRERMAATFMKASEQADWQAPCLLCAEDKPDKCHRRLLAEAIAEQSDNLEVSHL
- a CDS encoding peptidylprolyl isomerase produces the protein MRFCTISAVALAALISTNATLAAESAKDQKPETGRWAVIETNKGTIKFALYEKDAPITTKNFIDLANSKFYDGLKFHRVVPGFVIQGGDPNGDGTGGSPNKIKLEVSPKLKHDAAGVVAMARTSDPNSASCQFYITLDAIPYLDMNYAVFGRVVEGLDVVKKIEVGDVMKTVRIVDPPKPKEKKDTDKK